In Perca fluviatilis chromosome 3, GENO_Pfluv_1.0, whole genome shotgun sequence, the following proteins share a genomic window:
- the slc6a2 gene encoding sodium-dependent noradrenaline transporter → MNIQVLPEHKLSSVAPLKQCNVEKKEVELILVKDQNGVQYTSSSIIPTPGHLAGPPGSTEDERETWGKKIDFLLSVIGFAVDLANVWRFPYLCYKNGGGAFLIPYILFLVIAGMPLFYMELALGQYNREGAATVWKICPVFKGVGYTVILIALYVGFYYNVIIAWSLYYLFSSMTNELPWLKCGNIWNSENCTDPKALNGSVLGNGTSYAKYKITPAAEYYERGVLHLHESRGIQDLGLPRWDLSLCLVVVVFILYFSLWKGVKSSGKVVYITATMPYVVLFVLLIRGITLPGSWDGIKAYLHIDFKRLNNLEVWIDAATQIFYSLGAGFGVLIAFASYNKFDNNCYRDALLTSTVNCVTSFFSGFAIFSVLGYMAYKHGVKIEDVATEGAGLVFIIYPEAISTLPGSTFWAIVFFIMLLTLGIDSSMGGMEAVITGLSDDFKILKRHRKMFTFATAFGTFLVALFCITNGGIYVLTLLDKYAAGTSILFAVLIEAIGVSWFYGVDRFSEDIERMMGFKPGLYWRLCWKFVSPAFLLFVVIASTVTSSGLKYDEYIFPNWSNVVGWCVAMSSMLFVPCYAIYKFCSVPGTFKERIAYCITPEHEQHLVAEGNIRQFTLKHWLAI, encoded by the exons ATGAATATCCAGGTTCTGCCAGAACACAAGCTCTCGTCGGTGGCCCCGCTGAAACAGTGCAATGTGGAGAAAAAAGAGGTTGAACTGATACTGGTGAAGGACCAGAATGGCGTCCAGTACACCAGTTCCTCCATCATTCCCACCCCTGGCCACCTCGCAGGTCCTCCCGGATCCACCGAGGACGAGCGAGAAACTTGGGGCAAGAAAATAGACTTTCTCCTGTCGGTTATTGGCTTCGCGGTTGACCTGGCCAATGTTTGGAGATTTCCTTACTTGTGCTACAAAAATGGAGGAG GTGCCTTTTTGATCCCGTACATTCTTTTCTTGGTTATTGCGGGGATGCCATTGTTCTACATGGAACTTGCCTTGGGCCAGTACAACAGGGAAGGGGCGGCTACAGTTTGGAAAATTTGCCCTGTTTTCAAAG GTGTGGGCTATACTGTGATCCTCATAGCCCTGTATGTTGGCTTCTACTACAATGTCATCATTGCCTGGTCTCTCTACTACCTGTTCTCCTCCATGACCAATGAGCTGCCGTGGCTGAAATGTGGCAACATTTGGAACAGTGAGAACTGCACCGACCCCAAAGCCCTCAACGGATCCGTCCTCGGCAATGGAACATCTTACGCCAAGTACAAGATCACCCCGGCAGCTGAGTACTATGA ACGGGGTGTGCTACATCTCCATGAGAGTAGGGGTATCCAGGACCTGGGCCTGCCTCGCTGGGATTTGTCATTGTGTCTTGTGGTGGTGGTCTTCATCCTCTATTTCAGCCTGTGGAAAGGTGTCAAGTCCTCAGGGAAG GTGGTGTACATCACAGCTACAATGCCCTACGTggtactttttgttttgttgatcCGAGGCATAACTCTACCAGGGTCCTGGGACGGTATCAAGGCCTACCTCCACATAGACTTCAAGCGGCTCAACAATCTAGAG GTGTGGATTGATGCTGCTACCCAGATATTCTACTCACTAGGAGCAGGATTTGGGGTGCTCATTGCTTTTGCCAGTTATAACAAATTCGACAACAACTGCTACAG GGACGCTCTCTTGACCAGCACTGTGAACTGCGTCACCAGTTTCTTCTCAGGGTTTGCCATCTTCTCTGTGCTTGGTTACATGGCTTACAAACATGGGGTGAAAATTGAAGATGTGGCAACAGAGG gggCTGGATTGGTGTTTATCATTTACCCTGAGGCAATTTCTACACTGCCTGGCTCAACATTTTGGGCTATTGTGTTCTTCATCATGTTGCTGACTCTGGGCATTGACAGCTCG ATGGGTGGCATGGAGGCAGTCATCACAGGCCTATCAGATGACTTCAAGATCCTCAAGAGACACAGGAAAATGTTCACCTTCGCCACTGCCTTTGGAACCTTCCTGGTTGCACTATTCTGCATTACTAAT GGTGGGATCTACGTGCTGACCCTGTTAGATAAGTATGCAGCAGGGACTTCTATACTATTTGCGGTGTTGATCGAGGCCATTGGAGTTTCATGGTTTTACG GTGTGGACCGCTTCAGCGAAGATATCGAGCGAATGATGGGCTTCAAGCCAGGTCTCTACTGGAGGCTATGCTGGAAATTTGTCAGCCCCGCTTTTCTGCTG TTTGTTGTAATCGCCAGTACTGTGACATCGTCAGGCCTAAAGTATGATGAGTACATCTTCCCTAATTGGTCCAACGTAGTTGGCTGGTGTGTTGCCATGTCCTCCATGCTGTTTGTCCCCTGCTATGCCATATACAAATTCTGCAGCGTACCAGGAACATTCAAAGAG agGATAGCCTATTGCATCACCCCAGAACATGAACAGCATTTGGTGGCTGAGGGAAATATACGGCAATTCACA ctTAAGCATTGGTTGGCCATCTGA